One window of Cryptococcus neoformans var. grubii H99 chromosome 11, complete sequence genomic DNA carries:
- a CDS encoding allantoate permease, translating into MSDHQQMTEEEIALERKVVRKVDAILLPIMLVSYGLQYYDKSVLGTAAVYGIIKDLDLQTTVNGVVSTTRYSTATAAFYYGYIVGVLPIAFVFTRLPLAKATAFFVIIWGLVCLLTVVCTNYAGFTAQRVVLGICESAVSPAFVAICALWWKPQEQAKRIGFFYSATGVFSMFSSLVNIGLGKTGGTHPWKSMYYFVGALTIFWGFLILLILPDHPLRPGRWFTAEERTVLARRFAQNQAGASQQPIKPYQILEAVLDIKTWLYLLMAASIYICNGSVTAFGAKIITGLGYTSLQATALLVPGGAMTVITIAIFSYLADKYTNIRTLLLPISCIPVVVGAIVIWTAPWKPTAGPLIGYYLVASFGAPYVLLLTLASANTAGATKKAVTTGFIFIGYNAGNIAAAYLVFAKEATIKYRSTWISVIVGMAFASAASLMLRWLYVRENRKRDKEELSKEQSGESTEPDEEKGALRRSVDSLDGLATLIVPDKSDKKTPGFRYTL; encoded by the exons ATGTCCGATCATCAACAAatgacagaagaagagatcgcTCTCGAGCGTAAGGTCGTGAGAAAAGTTGACGCGATTCTTTTGCCTATTATGCTCGTTAGCTACGGCTTGCAATACTATGACAAAAGCGTATTAGGAACAGCCGCTGTATATGGGATAATAAAAGATTTG GATCTCCAAACGACCGTCAACGGTGTGGTATCTACCACTAGATATAGTACAGCCACTGCCGCATTCTATTATGGCTACATCGTTGGT GTCCTTCCCATTGCCTTTGTCTTCACTCGTCTGCCTCTAGCAAAGGCTACCGCCTTCTTCGTTATTATTTGGGGTCTGGTCTGTCTTCTTACAGTCGTTTGCACAAACTATGCAGGCTTCACCGCCCAGCGTGTGGTACTGGGTATCTGCGAATCGGCGGTCTCTCCTGCTTTTGTTGCTATTTGTGCTTTGTGGTGGAAGCCCCAAGAGCAGGCGAAGAGGATCGGGTTCTTCTACTCTGCGACAGGA GTATTCTCAATGTTCTCCTCTCTAGTGAACATTGGTTTAGGGAAAACTGGTGGCACTCACCCTTGGAAATCCATGTATTATTTCGTCGG AGCTCTTACAATTTTCTGGGGCTTTCTCATTCTTCTGATTCTCCCCGATCACCCTCTTCGTCCTGGGCGATGGTTCACCGCGGAAGAGCGTACTGTCCTTGCTCGCCGCTTTGCTCAAAATCAAGCTGGGGCCAGTCAACAGCCCATCAAGCCCTACCAGATCCTTGAAGCCGTCTTGGATATCAAGACGTGGTTATACCTTCTTATGGCCGCCTCTATCTATATCTGTAATGGTTCTGTTACCGCCTTTGGCGCAAAGATCATCACTGGATTAGGTTACACCAGTTTGCAGGCGACAGCGTTGTTGGTACCCGGCGGAGCGATGACTGTGATCACCATTGCCATCTTCAGTTACTTGGCCGACAAATATACCAATATCAGAACATTG CTGTTGCCCATTAGCTGTATCCCTGTCGTCGTTGGTGCAATCGTCAT CTGGACCGCCCCTTGGAAGCCAACAGCAGGTCCCCTTATTGGCTACTACTTGGTTGCCAGCTTCGGTGCCCCTTACGTC CTTCTTCTCACTCTTGCTTCCGCTAACACAGCTGGCGCGACCAAAAAAGCTGTCACTACtggcttcatcttcatcggcTACAACGCCGGTAACATTGCGGCTGCTTACCTTGTTTTCGCCAAAGAGGCTACCATCAAGTACCGCTCGACATGGATCTCTGTGATTGTCGGGATGGCGTTTGCTTCGGCGGCGAGTTTGATGCTGAGGTGGTTGTATGTGAGGGAGAATAGGAAGAGGGATAAAGAAGAGTTGTCAAAGGAGCAGAGTGGTGAATCGACGGAAccggatgaagagaaaggtgCTCTAAGGCGATCGGTCGACTCACTTGATGGTCTTGCCACATTAATAGTCCCAGATAAGTCGGACAAGAAGACACCTGGTTTCCGCTATACTCTTTGA
- a CDS encoding 2,4-dienoyl-CoA reductase, with amino-acid sequence MFSIDYSGKIVFITGGGRGIGLALTEAFAEAGATIVITYNSRDPSEYVQAVSKKFGVPIHVYHCPAEDSKRIDEVIELASGEVGEVGIVIANAGMSQWVEMIDMKDADLHKMFDVNLVAPLFLARAFTRHWLGLPATISENKAAQGSRKDGVKLNKRIVFIASISGLVNMSPQHQVAYNASKAGLAMASKSLAGEWAKYGIIVNSISPGYVSTDMIKNPPPGEGERWVAKWNEMTPVGRFADPKEIGDTLVLLCSDKASTFMTGHDLVIDGGYTTY; translated from the exons ATGTTCTCCATCGATTACAGTGGCAAGATTGTCTTTATCACCGGCGGCGGCCGCGGTATTGGTCTCGCCTTGACGGAGGCTTTCGCGGAAG CCGGTGCGACTATTGTTATTACCTACAACTCCCGAGACCCGTCGGAGTACGTTCAGGCTGTCTCAAAAAAGTTCGGCGTTCCCATCCATGTCTACCATTGTCCCGCCGAGGATTCCAAGCGCATCGATGAAGTGATTGAGCTTGCGAGCGGTGAAGTGGGAGAGGTGGGCATTGTGATTGCTAATGCCGGCATGAGTCAATGGGTCGAAATGATCGACATGAAGGATG CCGATTTGCACAAGATGTTTGACGTCAACCTCGTTGCCCCTTTGTTCCTCGCTCGTGCATTCACTAGACATTGGCTCGGTCTTCCGGCCACCATTTCCGAGAATAAGGCTGCCCAAGGGTCCAGGAAAGATGgtgtcaagctcaacaaaCGGATCGTCTTTATTGCATCCATTAGCGGTCTCGTCAACATGTCCCCTCAGCACCAAGTAGCCTACAATGCTTCCAAGGCTGGCCTCGCCATGGCTTCCAAG TCTTTAGCCGGAGAATGGGCGAAATACGGTATCATTGTCAACAGTATCTCGCCCGGCTATGTCTCAACTGATATGATCAAGAACCCGCCTCCTGGCGAAGGGGAGCGCTGGGTTGCCAAGTGGAACGAGATGACCCCTGTCGGTCGCTTCGCGGATCCCAAGGAAATTGGTGACACTTTGGTACTCTTATGCTCAGATAAGGCTTCGACTTTTATGACTGGACATGACCTTGTGATTGATGGAG GTTACACTACCTATTAA